The sequence TGACCCGCTCCAGCACACCGGGTTCGTCGGAAAGGCTGAGCACGCGCAGGCCGGACTCGTGGCGGGTGAAGGCGCTGTCGATCAGGGTCTGGTCGAGGCGACGCAAATTGCGCATCGCATCGGAGAAGTTGAAGGCCGACTCCATGCCGAGGATTGCCAGGGCCTCGCCGGCGGGCTGGCCGATATCCACCAGCAGCACCTGGTTTTCCGGCTGCGATTGCAGGGCCAGCGCCAGGTGCAAGGCGACGAAGGCGCCATCGGCATCGGGCCGGGCGCTCACCAGGCTGTACAGCTCGCCCTGGCGTGCGGCACTGACCGGCACGCTCGGCATGCGCCCGCCGAGACGGCGAATCAGCCCGCTCAGCTCGCTGGCGCGGGCGCCGTAGGTGACGAAGTCGCGGGCGCCGGCGCGCATCGCCGCCAGTACCAATTGGTTGTCCAGGCCGTCGCCGACGGCCACCACCGAGAGCATCGGGCGCGCCGACACCAGCCCCTCGACCAGGGCGCTATGCACCACCAGGTTGGCTTTGCTCAGGCTGATGAAGAGCACGCTGGAAGCGGTCACATCGAGCAGCGCGAGCAGCTCCTCCAGGGTACCGCTGCCGGCGGCGATCACCTGGCCGCTGCTGGCCAGGCTGCTCTGCAGCCACTCCAGCTCTCCGGCGTGTTCGGTCAGGGCGACAAAGGTCTGGCTCATGCTGGTGCTCCTGCTCTGCCCCGACGCCGAGCCGGCGGCGGGACGACTTACCGGATCCCCGGCCATCACTCGGACATCCCGCTGCTGCTGCCGCGACCGTCGAACTTGCCGTTCTCGAGGAAGTAGAACTCGCCGAAACCGGGATCGTATTTGCGCAGGCCCTCGCCCGGCAGCTTCGGCAGGCTGGCATTGGCGGCCAGCGGCTGTACCAGGTGCGGGGTGACCACCATCAGCAGTTCGCGGTCGTCCTTGCTCAGCTGCGAGGAGCGGAAGAACGCGCCGATCACCGGCAGGTTGCCCAGGCCGGGGAACTTGTCGACGTTGCTGAGCGTGTTGCTGCTGACCAGGCCGCTGATCACGAAGCTCTCGCCGTCGCCGAGGATCACGTTGGTGTCGGTGCGCCGCACGTTCAGCGCCGGAACCGAGATGCCGGCGGTCTTGATGCCGGCGGTGAAGTCCAGCTCGCTGACTTCCGGCGCCACCTTCAAAGCGATGCGCCCGCTGCCCATCACCGTCGGCGTCAGGGTCAGGCGCACGCCGTATTCCTTGTATTCGATGGTGATGTTGTTGTTATCGCCGTTGGGCACCGGAATCGGGTATTCGCCGCCGGCCAGGAAGGACGCGCTCTGCCCGCTGGTGGCGACCAGGCTCGGGCGCGCCAGGGTGTAGGCGAAGCCGCTGCCTTCGAGCATATTGAGAAAGCCCAGCACCTTGCTGCTGCCGCCGCCCCAGATGATGTTGAAGCCGCTGCCGCTACCACCGAAGTTGCCGCTCACGCTGCCGTCTTGGCCGACGCCGATGCCATCGAGGCTGCCCGGCGAGCCGAACACGAAGAGGTTGGAGCCGCGCCGCACCAGCGAGGTGCTGGCCTGCTTGAGCTTGGTCCGGCTGACCTCGACGAAGCGGATGTCGGTCTGCACCTGGTTGGCCAGGGGTGCGCCGGCCGTGTCCGCCGCCGCGGCGACATCGGCCAAGGCGCGCGGCGCGACACGCACCTGGGCGCGCAATGGGTCGCCAGGGCAACCGCTCCATACCAGCAGGCTGGTATCACCTTGCGCCTTGCCGGTGAGCAGGAAACTGCGTTTGTCGAGCAGTTGCACGTCGGCGACCTGCGGATCGCCGATGGCCAGGCGCTTGATCGGCAGCGGCAGCTGCTGGTCGCGCTGGCCGCCCTGCTCCACGTCCAGAACCAGCTTCTGCAACATCAGACCGGCGCAGGCACTGGGCGCGGCTTGCGCCGAGACCAGCGTGGACAGCGCCAGCATTCCCCCCAGACACACGCCAAGCCGGTCGATACGCCGCTTGGCCTGCACTCCCCGAACCATGGCACTACTCCCTGCAGAGAGACTTCTCAAGGCGCTTCATGCGTCACTTTGCTGCCGCGATACACCACCACGCCGCTCACCGCCGACGGCGCGATCTCACGTCGAGTGGCCTGCGGTTTCGCCGGCGCGCGCCGGCCGAGCAATTGATCGAGGCTGATCGGCTCGCTGCCCGCCGGGTTCAGCGAGGCGTGTAGATAGCGACCTTCCTGATCCTTCTCGTAGAGCTGCTCGTCCTTGCTGCGCACGGCCAGGCGCAGCGAGCCGGCCTGGCTGGCCAGCATCAGCCGCGCGACCGACTCGGCCGGCACCGCCAGCACGGCGGTACGCGGCACCTTGTGTTCTTTCTGCTTGTCGTCCTTGCCGTCGGCGGTCTGGTGCGCCTGGCCGTCATTGGCCACCGCGATCTGCTCGCCATAGGTCAGCACGCGCACGCCAGGCAGCACGACCTGGGCGCTGAGGTCGCGCGTGCCGTTGCTCTGGTCGGCGACGAAGAGCATCACGTCGACGTAGTCGCCCGGCAGCACGAAGCCGCCGCCGCCGATGACCTCATCGACCGCGATGGCCATGGCCCGCTCGTCCGGGCGGATGGTCCGCGCCAGCGGCCCGCCGGGCTCGGTGACTGCGGCGGAAAGGATGCTGCCGGCCGGCACCGCTACCCAGACGCGCTGGCCGACCACCGCGTCGATCTTGGCGAAACTGCCGGCGGGCGCGGTCTGCAGGTACTCCAGGCGCAGGTCTTTCGCGGTAAGCACGGCGAGCGCCGGCAGGTCGTGGGTCACTATCACCACAGGGGTGCGCTGCAGCTTGTCGACTTCGGCGGGAATCACAGCGGCGGGCGTTTCGCTGCTGGCGACCGGTTTGGCCGGCTTGCTCAGGGAAACCCCGACATAGCCGACGACGACAGCCCCGACCAACAACAACCCGGCAAAAACCATCAGCACCTTGCTATTCATGGCTACTTCCTTGCACAGCGTCGGGAATTCAGGAGTTCGAACAAACGCAGCAACCGGTACGCGGTCAGCAAACTTTCGATCGGCGACTTAGCTTTTCATCGACCGCTGCCGCCTCATGTTTAATAACTATTCCCGATAACAGGAAATTCTTTGTTACGCCTCAGAATCTAGCTGGTGGACAATGACCGTCAAACCCTTTGATGGCCATTTGCCTAGAGAATTTGGAACTATATCCAAAGGATTAATCCGTCCGTGCTAATTACATTTGACCGCTTGCATTCGTTCGCGCTGCGCCTAGCCTGACCACGTATTCGGGGCATCCGCCCTGGGTGTGGGACGGGCAAGGAGCTACGGCCATGAACTTTAAAGATTTCTCGTTGAATGTTTATTGCAAAGTCAAAGCACTCGCCAAAGACAAAGAAGGCGCCACCGCCATCGAATACGCAGTCATCGCCGGGCTAATTGTCGTTGCAATCGTCGGCACACTTCAGGTGCTCGGCCCGCAACTTAACGGAATATTCGAACAGATCTCCGCTGCACTTCCGTAAGTCCGGAAAAAATTAGCAGCGCAACTTTCACCAAGTATTTCCCTGCTTTTTCCTGATAACGCAGACCACCCGCGCGGTGGCCTGCGTTGTCGCGCCAGCTTTTTCACGCCATTAAATCGCCATCTGCGCTAAAGCCCGCGCCAGAGCGGCCGATACATCCTGCCCACTCGTTCCATCTGCAGGATGCTTTGCCCATGCTTCGCTCGCTGTCCTTCGCCAAGAAGATCCTTCTGGCGGCCTCCCTCGTGGTCATCTTCGCCTTCGCCTGCTTCATCCTCTTCAACGACTTCCGCCAGCGCGAGGCGATCCACGCCGATACCGAATCGACCCTGAACCAGCTCGGCGCCCTCACCGCCAGCAACATCCAGAGCTGGCTGGAAGGCCGCATCCACCTGGTGGAAATGGAAACCGCGCTGCTCGCGGCAAGCGATGGCAGCGCCGAACAGATCCACCGCGTGCTGGCGCAGGACGTGTTCCAGAAGAACTTCGACGACATGTTCATCGGCGAGGCCGCCACCGGCGTCTTCCGGACCATCCCCGACGAGACCATGCCGCCCGGCTACGATCCGCGCCAGCGCGGCTGGTACAAGGACGCCGTGGCCGCCGGCCAGCTGATCGTCACCGAGCCCTTCCTCGACGCCGGCACCAAGCAGCCGATCCTCGCCATGTCCAAGCCGATCATGCGCAATGGCCAACTGTTCGGCGTGGCCGCCGGCGACATGAAGCTGGGGTCCATCACCGCGATCATCAACTCGCTGAAGTTCGAGGGTCATGGCTATGCCTTCCTGGTCAGCGACGCCGGCAAGATCCTCCTGCACCCGGACAGCGCCCAGGTGTTCAAGAACCTCGCCGAGGTCTACCCGCAGGGAGCGCCCCAGGTTCGCGCCGGCATGCAGGAAGTCGAGTTCAACGGCAAGACCCAGCTGGTCTCCATGACCCGCGTCGAGGGCCTGCCGGGCGTCAACTGGTACGTCGCCCTGGTGCTCGACAAGAACGCCGCCTACGCCATGCTCAGCGACTTCCGCACCTCGGCGATGATCGCCACGGTGATCGCCATCGTCGCCATCATCTTCCTGCTCGGCATGCTGATCCGCGTGCTGATGCAACCGCTGACCGCCATGGGCCGCGCCATGCAGGACATCGCCCAGGGCGAAGGCGACCTGACAAAGCGCCTGAGCGTCGCCAGCAATGACGAGTTCGGCACCCTGGCCAACGCCTTCAACCGCTTTGTCGAGCGCATCCACGAATCCATCCGCGAAGTGGCCAGCACCGCCCGCCAGCTGCATGACGTCTCGCAGTTGGTGGTCAACGCCTCCAACTCCTCCATGGCCAACTCTGACGAGCAGGCGACCCGCACCAACAGCGTCGCCGCCGCGATCAACGAACTGGGCGCCGCCGCCCAGGAGATCGCGCGCAACGCCGCCGATGCCTCGCACCACGCCAGCGACGCCAGCAACCAGGCCGGCGACGGTCGCCAGGTGGTCGAGCAGAGCATCAGCGCGATGAACCTGCTGTCCGAGAAGATCAGCTACGCCAGCGCCCACATCGAAACGCTGAACAGCCGCACGGTGAACATCGGGCAGATCCTCGAAGTCATCAAAGGCATCTCCGAACAGACCAATCTGCTGGCCCTCAACGCCGCCATCGAGGCCGCCCGTGCCGGCGAAGCAGGCCGCGGCTTCGCCGTGGTGGCCGACGAGGTCCGCAACCTGGCGCACCGCGCTCAGGAATCGGCCCAGCAGATCCAGGGCATGATCGAGGAACTGCAGGTCGGCGCCAGCGAGGCGGTGACCACCATGACCGAGAGCCAGCGCTACAGCCAGGAAAGCGTGGAAATCGCCAACCGCGCCGGCCAGCGTCTGGCCAGTGTCACCGGCCGGATCAGCGAGATCGATGCGATGAACCAGTCGGTAGCCACCGCCACCGAAGAGCAGACCGCCGTGGTCGACTCGCTGAACATGGACATCACCGAGATCAACACCCTCAACCAGGAAGGCGTGGAGAACCTCCAGGCCACCCTGCGCGCCTGTGCCGACCTGGAAAACCAGGCCGGCCGCTTGCGCCATCTGGTGGACAGCTTCCGCATCTGATCCGTCGCGTAAACGAAAAAGGCGCCCTAGGGCGCCTTTTTCGTTCGCGAGCAAGCTCGCTCGTAGGAGCGAGCTTGCTCGCGAACCACCGTCTACCGCCGCTTCCCGCCCAGCAACGACCCCATCAGGCCGCGCACCAGTTCGCGGCCGATCTGATTGGCCGCCTGCCGCACCACCGTCTTCATCGCCTGGCTGGCCAGGCTGCCAAGCAGTTCGCCGGCCATGTTGCCCAGGTTGCTGCCGGAATCGGCCGGGGCCTGACTCGGCGCCATCTTGTCGTCGGTGCGCCCGGTCAGGCGCTCGTAGGCCGACTCGCGGTCGATCGGCTTGTCGTAGCGCCCGGCCAGCGGCGAGGAACGGATCAACGCGGCACGCTCGGCCTCGCTGAGCGGCCCGATGCGCGACTGCGGCGGAGCGATCGCCACGCGCTGAACCATCGACGGCGTGCCCTTCTCTTCCAGGGTGCCGACCAGGGCCTCGCCGATGCCCAGCTCGGTGAGCACCTGCAGCGTGTCGAACGCCGGGTTCGGCCGGAAGCCGTCGGCCACCGCGCGCAGCGATTTCTGCTCCTTCGCGGTGAATGCCCGCAGACCGTGCTGGATGCGCAGGCCGAGCTGGGCCAGCACGTCGTCCGGCAGGTCGCCCGGCGACTGTGTGACGAAGTACACGCCCACGCCCTTGGAGCGGATCAGCCGCACCACCTGCTCCAGGCGGTCGTGCAACGCCTTGGGCGTACCGTTGAACAGCAGGTGCGCCTCGTCGAAGAACAGCGCCAGCACCGGCTTGTCGGCGTCGCCGCGCTCGGGCAACTGCTCGAACAACTCGGAAAGCAGCCACAGCAGGAAGGTCGCGTAGACCTTGGGCGCCTCGTGCACCAGCTTGCTGGCGTCGAGCAGATGGATACGCCCGCGGCCGTCCGGCTCCAGGCGCAGGATGTCCTCCAGTTGCAGCGCCGGCTCGCCGAAGAAGGCCTCGGCGCCTTGCTGCTCCAGGGTGGCCAGGCGGCGTAACAGGGCCTGCGATGAGGCGCCAGTGAAGAGCGCCTGATCCTCGCCAAGCACCTCAGGATGGTCCTTTAGGTAGCCCAGCAGCGCCTTGAGGTCCTTCAGGTCGAGCAGCAACAACCCCTGCTGGTCGGCCACCTTGAACGCGGCGAAAAGCGCGGCCTGCTGGCTGTCGGTCAGCTCCAGCAAGTTGCCCAGCAACAGCGGACCCATCTCGCTGAGGGTGGTGCGCAGTGGATGGCCAGTCTGCCCGGCGACATCCCAGAGGCTGACCGGATAGGCCTTGGCCTGGTAGTTCAGCCACGGCATGCCGGCGATGCGCTCGGCCACCTTGCCCTGCGGATTGCCCGCAGCGCCAATGCCGCAAAGGTCACCCTTGATGTCGGCGGCGAACACCGCGACACCGGCATCGCTGAAGCTCTCGGCGAGGTGCTGGAGGGTGACAGTCTTGCCGGTGCCCGTCGCACCGGCAACCAGGCCGTGGCGGTTAGCCAGTTTCCACGGCTGGGTGATGGGCTGGCCGTCGGTGCCGGCACCGATGATGAGTTCGTTGCTTGCTGACATCCTTGCTCCCCTGATCGAAGGTCAAGTCACCCAGCAAGACTGGCGCGTCGCGGCCAAGTGCGCAACGCGAAACGGCAGATTCAGGCCTGCGCCTCATCGACGCGGAACACATGCTTGAGGTAGCGCCCGAAATTCTCGTCGCTGCACTGCATCTTGCCCGGCGTATCGGAGATCTTCGCCACCGGCTGGCCGTTGCAGGCGGTCATCTTCAGCACGATGTTCATCGGCTCGACGCCAGGAATATCGCAGGTGAAATGCGTGCCTATGCCGAAGCTGACGTCGATGCGCCCGCGCAGCGCTCGGTAGATTTCCAGCGCGCGAGGC is a genomic window of Pseudomonas knackmussii B13 containing:
- the tadZ gene encoding type 4b pilus Flp biogenesis protein TadZ, yielding MSQTFVALTEHAGELEWLQSSLASSGQVIAAGSGTLEELLALLDVTASSVLFISLSKANLVVHSALVEGLVSARPMLSVVAVGDGLDNQLVLAAMRAGARDFVTYGARASELSGLIRRLGGRMPSVPVSAARQGELYSLVSARPDADGAFVALHLALALQSQPENQVLLVDIGQPAGEALAILGMESAFNFSDAMRNLRRLDQTLIDSAFTRHESGLRVLSLSDEPGVLERVSTAELYLLLGSLRSAFSHVLINLTGAAEGELSSQLLQQASRVLWLVDQSVPSCKKGMERLRRLRERNQVLPRIELLIERYLPAVPPDQQALCRMFGLEPFGVLPASAEARLRAKNLGRSLFEIAPRDPLAVKLRDMADALGVANGERRKRFAWLGWPRAVRS
- a CDS encoding type II and III secretion system protein family protein, whose translation is MLALSTLVSAQAAPSACAGLMLQKLVLDVEQGGQRDQQLPLPIKRLAIGDPQVADVQLLDKRSFLLTGKAQGDTSLLVWSGCPGDPLRAQVRVAPRALADVAAAADTAGAPLANQVQTDIRFVEVSRTKLKQASTSLVRRGSNLFVFGSPGSLDGIGVGQDGSVSGNFGGSGSGFNIIWGGGSSKVLGFLNMLEGSGFAYTLARPSLVATSGQSASFLAGGEYPIPVPNGDNNNITIEYKEYGVRLTLTPTVMGSGRIALKVAPEVSELDFTAGIKTAGISVPALNVRRTDTNVILGDGESFVISGLVSSNTLSNVDKFPGLGNLPVIGAFFRSSQLSKDDRELLMVVTPHLVQPLAANASLPKLPGEGLRKYDPGFGEFYFLENGKFDGRGSSSGMSE
- the cpaB gene encoding Flp pilus assembly protein CpaB, whose amino-acid sequence is MNSKVLMVFAGLLLVGAVVVGYVGVSLSKPAKPVASSETPAAVIPAEVDKLQRTPVVIVTHDLPALAVLTAKDLRLEYLQTAPAGSFAKIDAVVGQRVWVAVPAGSILSAAVTEPGGPLARTIRPDERAMAIAVDEVIGGGGFVLPGDYVDVMLFVADQSNGTRDLSAQVVLPGVRVLTYGEQIAVANDGQAHQTADGKDDKQKEHKVPRTAVLAVPAESVARLMLASQAGSLRLAVRSKDEQLYEKDQEGRYLHASLNPAGSEPISLDQLLGRRAPAKPQATRREIAPSAVSGVVVYRGSKVTHEAP
- a CDS encoding Flp family type IVb pilin, whose amino-acid sequence is MNFKDFSLNVYCKVKALAKDKEGATAIEYAVIAGLIVVAIVGTLQVLGPQLNGIFEQISAALP
- a CDS encoding methyl-accepting chemotaxis protein, yielding MLRSLSFAKKILLAASLVVIFAFACFILFNDFRQREAIHADTESTLNQLGALTASNIQSWLEGRIHLVEMETALLAASDGSAEQIHRVLAQDVFQKNFDDMFIGEAATGVFRTIPDETMPPGYDPRQRGWYKDAVAAGQLIVTEPFLDAGTKQPILAMSKPIMRNGQLFGVAAGDMKLGSITAIINSLKFEGHGYAFLVSDAGKILLHPDSAQVFKNLAEVYPQGAPQVRAGMQEVEFNGKTQLVSMTRVEGLPGVNWYVALVLDKNAAYAMLSDFRTSAMIATVIAIVAIIFLLGMLIRVLMQPLTAMGRAMQDIAQGEGDLTKRLSVASNDEFGTLANAFNRFVERIHESIREVASTARQLHDVSQLVVNASNSSMANSDEQATRTNSVAAAINELGAAAQEIARNAADASHHASDASNQAGDGRQVVEQSISAMNLLSEKISYASAHIETLNSRTVNIGQILEVIKGISEQTNLLALNAAIEAARAGEAGRGFAVVADEVRNLAHRAQESAQQIQGMIEELQVGASEAVTTMTESQRYSQESVEIANRAGQRLASVTGRISEIDAMNQSVATATEEQTAVVDSLNMDITEINTLNQEGVENLQATLRACADLENQAGRLRHLVDSFRI
- a CDS encoding helicase HerA-like domain-containing protein; its protein translation is MSASNELIIGAGTDGQPITQPWKLANRHGLVAGATGTGKTVTLQHLAESFSDAGVAVFAADIKGDLCGIGAAGNPQGKVAERIAGMPWLNYQAKAYPVSLWDVAGQTGHPLRTTLSEMGPLLLGNLLELTDSQQAALFAAFKVADQQGLLLLDLKDLKALLGYLKDHPEVLGEDQALFTGASSQALLRRLATLEQQGAEAFFGEPALQLEDILRLEPDGRGRIHLLDASKLVHEAPKVYATFLLWLLSELFEQLPERGDADKPVLALFFDEAHLLFNGTPKALHDRLEQVVRLIRSKGVGVYFVTQSPGDLPDDVLAQLGLRIQHGLRAFTAKEQKSLRAVADGFRPNPAFDTLQVLTELGIGEALVGTLEEKGTPSMVQRVAIAPPQSRIGPLSEAERAALIRSSPLAGRYDKPIDRESAYERLTGRTDDKMAPSQAPADSGSNLGNMAGELLGSLASQAMKTVVRQAANQIGRELVRGLMGSLLGGKRR